A segment of the Deltaproteobacteria bacterium genome:
CTGCTCCTCTACCTTGCGAGCCACGGCGCCGGCGCCGGCTCATACGACAGGACGCGCATAAGCGGTCCGCTCGTCCCGTGGCTCGCCCTCCACGGCACGCTGGGGCTCGCCGTCGTGGTCGGCGCGGCCCTGCTCCTCGTCTCGAGGCTCAGGGGGCCGGCCGGTCCCGTCTCCACCCACCTCAACCGCTTTCACCGCGTCTACGGCAGGGTGACGGCGGGCTTGTGGATGTTCACCCACGCGGGAGGCGTGGCCAACTTCTGGCTGCTGGCGCCGTGAATGTTTCTCCGCCCCTGCGACGCAAGGTCCTTGAAAACCGCAGCCTCCGCCGCTATAATAACGATTTACACCCGCCACCGAAGGACACGCGGCCCGGAGGTGCAGACAATTACTGAGGGAACCTTTTTGTAAAAAGGTTCCCTCAGACTCCCTCCAAAAACTTTTAACGCGAGTTGGTTTCCCCCTGTCTTGCGGAGCAAGACAGGGGGAAACCAACTCGTATTGAAAGTCTTTGAAGGTGGTCTGGGGGAAACGTGGGCCTATGGCCCTTCTACAGAAAGTTTCCCCCAGGATAATTAAGCTTACGGAAAGGAGTGTCATGGTTGATCATCCTTTTTTGAAGGCCTGTCGCAGGGAGCCTGCCGGTTACACGCCCGTGTGGCTCATGCGTCAGGCGGGGCGCTATATGAAGGAGTACATGGAGATACGCAGGAAGCACTCCTTTCTCGAGATGTGCAGGACCCCGGAGATAGCCTGCGAGGTGACCCTCCAGCCCATAAGGGCCTTCGACCTCGACGCGGCCATCATATTCGCCGACATCCTCTTGCCACTCGAGGGGATGGGCATCGAGCTCGAGTTCGCAAAGAACGAAGGGCCGGTGATCCGCAACCCCGTGCGCACCAGGGCCGACATCGACGCCGTAAGGCTCATAGAGCCGGAAGAGGACGTACCGTACCTTCTCGAGGCCATAAGGCTCGTAAAGAAGGAGCTCGACGGCAGGGTGCCGCTCATAGGGTTCGCCGCCGCGCCCTTCACCCTGGCAAGCTACATAATAGAAGGCTCTGGTTCGCGCAACTACGTGAACGCCAAGGGACTCATGTACGGCGACCCCGAGGGGTGGCACGCCTTCATGGACAAGGTCTCGCGCGTTCTCTCAAGCTATGTGGAGGCCCAGGTGGAGGCGGGAGTCGACGCCGTGCAGATATTCGACAGCTGGGTCGGCTGTCTCGGTCCCGACGACTACCGGGAGTACGTCCTTCCCTACACGAAGAGGGTCATCGGGGCCGTCGAGGGCGTGCCGGTCATAAACTTCAGCACCAACACGGGCGCCTACATAGAGCTTGTTGCCTCGGCGGGCGGAGACGTGGTGGGCCTTGACTGGCGCGTAAGGCTCGGCGAGGCGTGGCGGCGCGTGGGGCACAACAGGGCGGTGCAGGGCAACCTCGACCCGGTGGTGCTCTTTGCTCCGCGCCAGGAGATAAGGCGCAGGGTCAAGGCCCTGCTCGACGAGGCCGAAGGCCGGCCGGGCCACATATTCAACCTCGGCCACGGCATAATAGTGGGCACGCCGGTGGACAACGTGCGGGCGCTGGTCGACGCCGTCCACGAGTTTTCGTCGAGGTAGAGAGGACGTGGCCCGGCCCGGGAGAAGGGGGGTCTTGCTTCTGGCCTTCGGCGGCGCGGCCTCGCTCGAAGAGGTGGAGCCCTTTCTGCGCAACGTTCTCGGCGGCAGGCCCGTGAGCGAAGAGATGATCGAACGCGCAAAGGAGCGCTACAGGCTCATAGGCGGCGGCTCTCCCCTTGCCGCCATAACCGGGGAACAGGCCGCGGCCCTGCAGGCGAGGCTCGAGGCCGGTCATCCCGGCCTGTACCGCTGCTACTGGGCCAT
Coding sequences within it:
- a CDS encoding DUF420 domain-containing protein, with protein sequence MESLVFLFNTFGLVWALVSMVLLAAAWRAAARKAAPLHASLMKFLTAGAWVFLLLYLASHGAGAGSYDRTRISGPLVPWLALHGTLGLAVVVGAALLLVSRLRGPAGPVSTHLNRFHRVYGRVTAGLWMFTHAGGVANFWLLAP
- the hemE gene encoding uroporphyrinogen decarboxylase → MVDHPFLKACRREPAGYTPVWLMRQAGRYMKEYMEIRRKHSFLEMCRTPEIACEVTLQPIRAFDLDAAIIFADILLPLEGMGIELEFAKNEGPVIRNPVRTRADIDAVRLIEPEEDVPYLLEAIRLVKKELDGRVPLIGFAAAPFTLASYIIEGSGSRNYVNAKGLMYGDPEGWHAFMDKVSRVLSSYVEAQVEAGVDAVQIFDSWVGCLGPDDYREYVLPYTKRVIGAVEGVPVINFSTNTGAYIELVASAGGDVVGLDWRVRLGEAWRRVGHNRAVQGNLDPVVLFAPRQEIRRRVKALLDEAEGRPGHIFNLGHGIIVGTPVDNVRALVDAVHEFSSR